The Dehalobacter sp. DCM sequence TGTGGTTATTGATCTGACGGAGAATGATATGTGGATCAGTGCGGTCAACTCCGGCTATGGCATCAATCAGTTAGTCTCTTCCATTACACTGGGCACGCTCTTGCCTGCAGGAACTTTGGTCATGATCGAAGAACCTGAAATCCATTTGCATCCGGCCATGCAGCGGATCGTCTGCGAAATATTTGCCGACATCGCTAACGAAGGCAAACAGGTCATGATCACGTCGCACTCCGATCATTTTCTGCAGACGCTGAGAAAGCTGGTACTCAAAGGCAGTCTGGCGGAAGACGACGTTAAAGTCTATCATTTCGCTAAAGACGGCAGGGAAACGAAACCTAGAGAAATAGGAATAACCCAAGAGGATGCTTTAAGAGAGATATTTTAATCGGATTAGTCTAAACGATATATTACTAAACGCGGGCATGAGGTGATAATATGTCCCCTAGTTTTGATGATGCCTTTTCGGCATTGAAAAAGGCCCAGGGAGAATTTGAGCAAGCACGCCTGGCGGCAACGCCTGAGCTTAGAGATCCGCACATGCGGATCGCCTTTTCTGATATTTATGAAGCGACACGCATAGCCAATATGCTGTACTTTAATGTCAGGAGAAAGGGGATCACCGAAGGCGGTCTGCTCACGTGGGCAAAAACAGAATTCGAAGACTTTACAAGCACGTTATATATGCAGTATTTTAACCGCGGAGCCTATTCGAAGGCAGATTTCGAGCTGGAATATACCCGCTGGTCTGGCAGGGCGAGAGATTATATTAACAAGCTTGCCAGCGAGGTTAAGCTGGAGCAGATCATTACGCCCGTCCATGCTGTTACAGATGGGAATCTTAATCGTCCTGTAATGAACACAAACTCCTTAAATGAAGGACTGCAGGACAAAGACAAATACGAGACTAGCGGTACGGTCTACATTGTCCCGACGATGACAGGCAACAGGGGCCTTATCGGAATGAAATTTCATGATTATCAAAAACTGCTTGCCCTTGATATTAAAGACGAAGAAGTCACGCTGGGGATCCGAAAAGCGAAATACGGAAATGAATACAGCCAGCAGATACCTGAGTATAAGACTCAAGTAGGCTTGTACACGATTACCGTGGATGGGATGCCCAAACCCCAGCTTGAATTGAGTATCAGGGATGTGGAAGAATTAAAAAAGCGTGGTTTTAACGATATGGAGGAGGTTTCAATATCTATCGGGAAACTGCCGTATAGGGTGCCCAAGCAGCCTACTGCCAGCAGCGAGTTTAAACTTGATCTCTAAATATAGAAATAAATCAATAGAATAATACAATAGAAATAATAGCATAGAAAAAGAACGCAAACATCTTTGAGTGAAAGCCAAGGAAATTTATTATGAAATTGACAGCGATTGATGGATGTTTGCACCTTAACGATAGGGTGAAGACTAAAGGAGCAGCGCCCTAAGTTCTTGGACATCCCGTGCGATCAGCGTTGGCTGCTCCTGTTCCAGCTCATCTTGGGAACCGTATCCATACAGGACACCAATAGAATCGATCCCTATCTCCCGGGCTCCAATCATATCGTGTTTTCTATCTCCAACCATCACGATATCCGGACGGTTTGTTAATTGACACTGACTTAAGGCGAAGGCAATGACTTCGCCTTTTTTTGTACGACTGCCGTCCATATTACTGCCTGCAGTATAATGGATGTATTGGGCCAATTTAAAGTGATCCAGGATTTGAACGGCAAATTCCGTTGGCTTCGAAGTGGCAAGAATCAGTTTTTTCCCGCTCACACAAAGATCCGCCAGCAGTTCAGGGATTAAAGGATATACGACGTTTTCGTAGATCCCTTTAACCCGAAAATATTCACGATATTTTTCTACCGCGGCTACTGCGGCATCATGGTCAAAGTTAAAATAAACCATAAAGGATTCTCTTAGCGGAGGGCCAATAAACTTTTTCAGGCTCTCTCTGTCATCTTCAGTGATACCAAAGTGGTTGAGTGCGTATTGAATGGAATTAATGATACCGTTCCCGGGGTCGGTCAACGTTCCATCCAAATCAAACAAAATCACATTGTAATTATTTACCTCTTTCATACGATCTCCTTTTATATACCGTAGATAATTGGTAATAAGAATTATAGTATACTGCACATATATTTTTTAGTAAAACGTGGCTTGTGCCAATAAACATTATTTATTGACATACCCGACATAGTTTACTATAGTAACGTTGGTACTTTATTTCTGAGGATGGCGATGCAAGATGAACCTAGATTGGCAGAGAAAAGCTCCTATATATGAAGCACTTTTAAAATATAAGGCGATGCGCATCGTTCCTTTTGATGTGCCAGGACATAAGCAGGGAAGGGGTAATCCGGAGCTGCGGGAGTTTCTGGGGGACAAGTGTCTATCGGTCGATGTCAATTCTATGAAGCCGTTGGATAATCTCGGACATCCTGTTTCGGTCATCAAAGAGGCGGAAACCATTGCCGCCGATGCTTTTGGCGCCTACCATGCCTTTCTCATGGTCAATGGAACAACTTCGGCAGTCCAGGCGATGATCATGAGTGTCTGCAAACAGGGAGACAAGGTCATCATGCCTCGTAACGTCCATAAGAGCGCCATTAATGCCTTGATCATAAGCGGAGCGATACCGGTCTATGTTAATCCCGGTGTCAATAAACAATTGGGTATTCCTTTGGGTATGTCAGCTTCAGATGTTGAAAAGGCAATGAAACAGCATCCGGATGCTAAGGCGATATTTGTTAATAACCCAACCTACTACGGTATTTGTTCCGATTTAAAAGCCATTACAGAACTTGCTCATCGTTACGGCATGTATACTTTAGTCGATGAGGCTCATGGAACGCACTTTTATTTTGGAGAAAATATGCCGCTGAATGCGATGGCCGCCGGTGCGGATATAGCTGCTGTCAGCATGCATAAAACGGGCGGCAGTTTGAGTCAAAGCTCATTCTTGCTTATTAATAAGAGCATGAGTATCGGCCATGTTCGCCAGATCATTAATCTCACTCAGACGACGAGTGCTTCGTATCTGCTTCTGTCTTCTTTGGATATATCCAGGCGTAATTTAGCTCTGGACGGGAAAAATATCTTTACAAATGTGACTGCTCTCGCAGAATACGGGCGTGCTGAAATTAACAAAATTGAAGGTTATTATGCCTTTGCCAAGGAACTGATCAACGGGGACTCCGTTTTTGACTTTGACCCGACGAAGCTGTCGGTACATACTCGCGACATCGGGTTGGCCGGCGTCGAGGTTTATGATATATTACGTGATCACTATGACATTCAAATCGAATTCGGAGATATCGGCAATATTCTTGCCATTATTTCCGTGGGGGACAGGGCCTTAGCTCTGGAACGTCTCGTGTCGTCGCTATCGGAGATTAAACGGCTTCACATGAAAGATAAGACAGGGATGTTTGATCATGAGTATATCAATCCGGTAGTTGTCATGGCACCACAGCGCGCATTTTACTCCAATCAGCATTCACTTCCCATTGCGGAGAGTGCAGGGCAAATCAGCGGAGAATTTGTCATGGCCTATCCGCCGGGGATACCCATACTGGCACCGGGGGAGAGAATCACCGGTGAAATCATCGACTACATTATTTATGCTAAACAAAAAGGTAGTTTTCTTACAGGAACGGAAGATATGTCCATCGAAAATATCCGAGTTGTGGAGGAATGAACTATGGAATTATGGTATACGGAGCAGCATACGGAGAATGTCCGCTTTTCTATTCGGGTTGATGAACAGCTTTATACCGGTCAGAGCGAATTCCAGAAGATTGATGTCTTCAGGTCCAAAGAGTTCGGAAACTTTCTTACACTGGATGGACTGATGATGCTTACAGAGAAAGATGAATTTATTTACCATGATATGATGGTTCATGTGCCTATGGCTACCAACTTGGGAGTAAAAAATGTCCTGGTTATTGGAGCCGGAGACGGCGGAAGTGTCAGAGAGTTAACGCGATATACGACGATTGAAAATATTGACATGGTTGAAATCGATAAACTGGTCGTCGATGTGTGTCGTCAGTATTTGCCCACAACTGCCGGCAAACTGGATGACCCCAGGGTCCACCTTTATTTTGAAGATGGCCTGCGTTTTGTCCGTTCCAAAGAGAATCTGTACGATTTGATCATCGTCGATTCGACAGATCCGTTCGGGCCGGGTGAAGGACTCTTTACGAAGGAATTTTACGGGAACTGCTTTAAAGCTTTAAAGCATGACGGAATTCTTGTCAATCAGCACGAAAATCCGTATTATGATACCTATGCCCAAGCGATGCAAAGAGCACATCTGCGTATCCGGGAGTCTTTCCCGATCTGCCGGGTCTATCAGGCACATATTCCCACATACCCCTCCGGACACTGGCTATTTGGTTTTGCATCAAAGAAATACGACCCGGTTGCCGATATCCACGAAGCCGGATGGAATAGCCTCGGACTAAAGACTAAGTACTACAACACACAAATCCATAAAGGGAGCTTTGCGCTGCCGAGTTA is a genomic window containing:
- a CDS encoding aminotransferase class I/II-fold pyridoxal phosphate-dependent enzyme, encoding MNLDWQRKAPIYEALLKYKAMRIVPFDVPGHKQGRGNPELREFLGDKCLSVDVNSMKPLDNLGHPVSVIKEAETIAADAFGAYHAFLMVNGTTSAVQAMIMSVCKQGDKVIMPRNVHKSAINALIISGAIPVYVNPGVNKQLGIPLGMSASDVEKAMKQHPDAKAIFVNNPTYYGICSDLKAITELAHRYGMYTLVDEAHGTHFYFGENMPLNAMAAGADIAAVSMHKTGGSLSQSSFLLINKSMSIGHVRQIINLTQTTSASYLLLSSLDISRRNLALDGKNIFTNVTALAEYGRAEINKIEGYYAFAKELINGDSVFDFDPTKLSVHTRDIGLAGVEVYDILRDHYDIQIEFGDIGNILAIISVGDRALALERLVSSLSEIKRLHMKDKTGMFDHEYINPVVVMAPQRAFYSNQHSLPIAESAGQISGEFVMAYPPGIPILAPGERITGEIIDYIIYAKQKGSFLTGTEDMSIENIRVVEE
- a CDS encoding HAD family hydrolase, with protein sequence MKEVNNYNVILFDLDGTLTDPGNGIINSIQYALNHFGITEDDRESLKKFIGPPLRESFMVYFNFDHDAAVAAVEKYREYFRVKGIYENVVYPLIPELLADLCVSGKKLILATSKPTEFAVQILDHFKLAQYIHYTAGSNMDGSRTKKGEVIAFALSQCQLTNRPDIVMVGDRKHDMIGAREIGIDSIGVLYGYGSQDELEQEQPTLIARDVQELRALLL
- the speE gene encoding polyamine aminopropyltransferase, translating into MELWYTEQHTENVRFSIRVDEQLYTGQSEFQKIDVFRSKEFGNFLTLDGLMMLTEKDEFIYHDMMVHVPMATNLGVKNVLVIGAGDGGSVRELTRYTTIENIDMVEIDKLVVDVCRQYLPTTAGKLDDPRVHLYFEDGLRFVRSKENLYDLIIVDSTDPFGPGEGLFTKEFYGNCFKALKHDGILVNQHENPYYDTYAQAMQRAHLRIRESFPICRVYQAHIPTYPSGHWLFGFASKKYDPVADIHEAGWNSLGLKTKYYNTQIHKGSFALPSYVLELLNENI